The Anolis sagrei isolate rAnoSag1 chromosome 6, rAnoSag1.mat, whole genome shotgun sequence genome includes the window GCCCCAGGTAGCATTATTGCTGAGCATGCTGGCTGAGTATTTAAGAAGTTATGGTTGCAAAAGGTTCCCCGGGACGTAGATACATAGGTGTTCCACTTCCTCATATTAGCATGAGGAACCTCCTTTAGAAACAGCTACATCTAGATTTACATGTATGCCCCAAAGACAGATGTCTTGAGAGAGAGAACTCAACAGAACAGCTGCAGGAATGATGGCTGCTCTtaactggaaataaaataaaagcactaTTGTCAGAAGAATAGCTTCGGGAAAGAGAATATACAATGCTTGTTATGAAAATCACAGCTATTGTTCACCCAAGCTTAGAAAAGGAAAATGATATGTAGTGAAATTATAGGAAAATGGCTGTGCTTTTCATGGTCTGGGAGATGGAAATATGAGAAGGATAATATGCAACAACAGACTTGGCTATTATAGGAATCTCTAAAGATAGGTTTAACTGGTGGGagaatatattttttgttatataTTAATATTGGACTGTACTGTCATATTTTCTTCtcattcattttttctgcttgtTATGTGAGTTGTGTGCATAATTTGGCACCTCAGCAGTGCAGCATTATGGAAGAAGAAACGACTCGGTGCAAAATTATTATAAAGGTAATGTCGATACTAGCTTCCCAAATTTACTTTGCTGTTTCTAGAATTCCCAACAACCAGAGTGGATGCAAAACAGTGGCTTGCTATCATGACACAGCATGACAGAGCTACACTTTGAATTAAGGGTAAAGCCGCCTCTGAGTATATTCTACAGCCAAGACGTTTGTTCTCAGAACTGAGTGCACCATTCTTTTGCAGACAATGCCAATCCAAATTTTCTCTCAGGGTTTTGTAGTCTAAGCAGCCTATTTTAAGGATGCAGAAAACTTTCATTATTGCTTTTGAGGAATTGAAACTCTTATCAATCTACTGCAAATTATCCAGTGCTCTTATTCAGAATATTGCCTTTTATATTCTGAATAAGGTGCAAAAATAGCAGAAGAGGGAAGAATGGGTGCAATCATGCTTCCCTCTTCCCCACATCTGTTCCGTTTCCAGGACTGTGGAAATTTGAGCCCACTGGATTAGCATCAGCCTCAGCTTGCAGGATTACTgataattgtgttgttgtttttttgagcTAGTTGTATTTTAAAACCAACTGAAAGGCCTAAAATTTTCACAAGCCTTATTGATGTGTGCCTTTAAGTTCtccccaacttatggcaaccttaaggcaaagctatcatgaggttttcttggcaagatttgttcagagcggATTTGCCTTTGCCATCTATcaaagctgagagtgtgtggccTGCCCAAGGTCACTGAGGGCGCTTCCAAACAACACCAAATCACAGGTTTTAGTCAGGGGCACAAAGAAATCCTGGGTCTTCAGAAGATGTCCACATATAGACCTGTTGCTCTCAGGATTTCTCCCTTCATTATCCACACTTGCTGCATCGTTGcgggatttagaggctcccaagatggttgCTGTAGGACTTCTTTTAAACTTAAAATGCAAATCATTATTTAAAATTGCATTCCTTGGTTATATAAGCTGCTGAGCCATCTGAtcagacagggtgttgttcctgggtaagacatatctgtttcttattgctcttattgtgaaaaaatGTACAATGTTGACTAGGAGGCCACAACTTTGTCTTGAAAATGTGCTCTCCAcatatttcatgaagtttctggcacaaaaacaatgtttcgcattctactcaactgtcacctccTTTTTTGGGAACCaagcaatcaggaacaaacatctaaaacctgagaACAAACATAAATTTAAAAATCGCAAGATTTTCGATTGTGgagacatacagacattcaaagatgcaGATTTACAACTCAGAACCAGGATATTATCACACCTGAAAATCTTGCAATTTTTGCCGTTTGTAGTGCTTCCTCCCACGTTTTGAGGGAATGGTATCTGGCCACCCTTCTGCTGCAgaagcttctgggataaaggtactgtctgaacAGGCCCTGAGTAAGTTTTCTTAGCTGTGTGGGGTTTTAAACCccagtctccagaatcatagtccaatgctcaaaccactacatcacccAAGTGCCCAATAGccaaatacagacagtccccaggttacaaacaagataggttctgcaggtttgtttttAAGATGAATTTGCATGTAGTCAAAAGAGGTAATTAGTAAGTGTAACTccgatcctttttttttttttttttttttggatagcatagggaagggttaacaaccctgtgacacttcttttgctgtctgtgcccctgttcagaaggtgtaatctcactttctgtccctgtgataattagattttgaaaaatttgacttgtcATGGAaatggtgataaaacttcagtggagtcACCTTTCCCCAAGATAACTTTTACATTGATTTCAatagagacacctttttcccatgataacttttaCATGGAAgggtttcccttcctaggggtagatttcctctcacttcctgtgttTTTGTAACTAGGAGTCTTATGTaaatctgatgtttgtaactgggAGACTGCCCGTGACTTCAAATTGTAGTGTATCATCTAGTATGGAAAATTCCCAGCATTCACCACCTGAGGGCACAATGAAACAACACATCTGCCATGCATCAAAATGACACAAATCACCGCATTCTGATGAGGTAATGTATGATTCACACTTTATAGCTTTCAGTTTTCGGAGCTAAACAATATGCTAAATGTGAAAATGAGTGGGTTTTTACCACACAAATTTAATTAGACAGTCATTTTCTTTAAGCAAGAATAGCTACTCTTAATGGCTCTGTGAAGGTGTTTATTTTGTGACTGCCTCGCCAAAGCCTCAAGCTAGAACATTAAGAACATATGTAACTGATATATTTGTACTGTAGGTATGTGCCTAAAATAACGTAGCATTTGTTCAAATACATGTAGtcagctttttctatttctaagTGAGACCatttttgtgttgttgtgtgactttaaGTCTAACCTATGGTGATGCTAAGGTGAACCTGTCACAGGGGCCCTTTCTATACtgctctatattccaggatctgatcccagattatatgcttatcccagattatctggcagtgaggtTGCACCAAACTCCTTCTCAAGATCAGATCAAAGTAGTAAATTATTGTAAAATAGGCTGATATAAGACACATACAGGCGGACAGATTAGGTAGTTTTTTTTTCTAAGCTAGCAAAAAAAGAGTATAAGAAAATGCACAACcagacatatttttaaaagactatGGAATGTTTGCAATCTCTCCTTCCtgacagtgttttggactttagttctTAAAACCCAGTCATCATGACCAATGGTAAGCGATATGAGAATTAAGAGTCCAAAAGATAGTAACCACAGAACCCAAATCCAGATTCTACATCCAGAGGAAAAatgctctctctaggaatttgctagggcACCTAAGCGATTCTATAGTACGATTCCCCTGGAAGTTACCACAAAGTAGTGTTGAAGGATCTAGCAAATTCCCAGAGAGGACCTAAGAATCTCCTAGTGCAACTCTGTTGCAGTCTGGGACAGGAAGTAAGATAAGTCATTGGCATTTGGTTGTATCTGTGGTGTCATGTAACCAcaagatggccacctgtcagaatTGCTTCGATTGTATATTCCTATATGGTAGGAGACTgaactggatgtcccttgtggtcttttccaactctatgattctatgaagaccaATATGAATTCACTGTATTTGCCCAGAAAAAAAACAAATCAGAAGTCTCAATTTTAAGGCCCTGCTTGTCCATACTTACCCTTTTCCTCCTGGGTCAGCAGAGATGGGCTGACATTAGCTGCAGTGGAGCTTCTCACATTAGTGGGGAGCCAGTGTCCTGTGAGAAGATGGGAACCGAGAGACTGTCCCTTGCTCCATTCTCTCTCTTGAGACATGTGGCTTTGACGATGCAAGGCCATCTGCTGGAATGTGCTGAAGGTCCGGCTGCAGTCCGGACAGCGATGGGACCCTCCTGGGTCTCTAACAAGCTTAGACCCAGATGCATAAGGACGCTCCCTCCACTGCTGACCACTCTCCACTGCCCGCGCTGTGGCCTGCAGGCGCTCGGCACAGCTGGCATCACCGTAGCCCAAGAAATTGCTGGCACCAGCTTTGTCTGTGGGCcgaggagagagaagggaaggatatAGGGCTTCACAACCCACCAGTAAGCTTTGTGCTGACCGGCTGGCCCCCAGCCCTCTTTGTTCGTTCTGGAGGCCCAACTTGCTGAGATGAACTTTCATATGGTTTTTGAGGAACCACGGCTCCTTGAAGCCGCGCCCGCACACCTGGCACTTGTGGTCAAAGGAGTCTTTATGCTTCCGCATGTGGCCCTTAAGAAACCAGGACTGGGTGAAGGCTTGTCCACAAACCTGGCAGCGGAACTCATTGGGAGCGGAGGCAGAAGGCGTGGTAGAAGCAGAGGCCTTAGCGGCAGAGGAGGCTTTGGCTGGGGCGCGGACAGGGGCAGGAGGGGAGGGCGGCTTTGCAGCAATGATGTTGTGGGCCTGCTGGTGGTGCCACTGTAGTTCTGCCTCCTGGGCGGCAGCAAAAGGGCATTGCCCACACTTGTACGGCTGGTGGAGGATGCGGAGGTGGCGCTCGCGTTCAGCAGCAGTACGGAACTTGCCCTTACAGAACGGGCAGCGGAAGATgggctggggtgggggtgggacagGAACAACtggttcctcttcctcctcctcctcctcttcttcctcctcttcctcttcttcttcctcctcttcctcttcctcctcctcttctttcccctcctcttcctcttgccCCCGCAGAAGTGCCcgctcttccaactcgaggagcAGGCGGCTCTGGTGGCTGAGCCGGGCACGAGCCTCAGGGCAGTGCGAACGGAGGTGAAGGCGGAGGCTGGCCCGCTGCCCTGCTCGAAAGCCACAGTAGGGGCAGGTAAGAGGGTAGGCGCTGGTGTGGATGCGTGTGTGCAGGGCCAGGATGCTGTTGAAGCGGAATCTCTTGCCACAGATGGGGCAAGGGTAAGGTCGGGATTCGCTCCCAGGACCTCCCGGCCCGTTGGAGTAGCGTTGGAGGTCCAGCTC containing:
- the ZNF219 gene encoding zinc finger protein 219, whose amino-acid sequence is MEGTDYQLPSASPSGVALPSPSSSSSCDGAETLAFNGELDLQRYSNGPGGPGSESRPYPCPICGKRFRFNSILALHTRIHTSAYPLTCPYCGFRAGQRASLRLHLRSHCPEARARLSHQSRLLLELEERALLRGQEEEEGKEEEEEEEEEEEEEEEEEEEEEEEEEEPVVPVPPPPQPIFRCPFCKGKFRTAAERERHLRILHQPYKCGQCPFAAAQEAELQWHHQQAHNIIAAKPPSPPAPVRAPAKASSAAKASASTTPSASAPNEFRCQVCGQAFTQSWFLKGHMRKHKDSFDHKCQVCGRGFKEPWFLKNHMKVHLSKLGLQNEQRGLGASRSAQSLLVGCEALYPSLLSPRPTDKAGASNFLGYGDASCAERLQATARAVESGQQWRERPYASGSKLVRDPGGSHRCPDCSRTFSTFQQMALHRQSHMSQEREWSKGQSLGSHLLTGHWLPTNVRSSTAANVSPSLLTQEEKDMQGQSRLDGSRRGTGKDCPFCGKSFRSSHHLKVHLRVHTGERPYKCPHCDYAGTQSGSLKYHMQRHHREQKSAAAAAAAAAAAAAAGTLERCHIPLTPTAVPSFSPTQLPKGHDPFLSLGGLGAARSRPSRRKSLLNGKADFQPLDLSLRPTLAGGSLHRCQFCPFATSAPELMELHLQVHHSRKARTRRCSHTAPKPRAMAEDEMFDTQSPQQKGPESLSPEEESAKPQTFWHSEEQGDSPRPDMPRGKRTPDEASSPGMPPAQHSWETMSQNSEEPRPEEELSDPVVQKGPHQETSKTGQGLMELQLEPVQA